The Aeoliella mucimassa genome includes the window GCGGTGCCGCCGCGCCAAGTGTGTAGCAACCGACCATCGGTGTCGCGCATTTCGCTCAGAATGAACTTAGCCGCCTTGCTGGCCGCGTCGATGTAACGCGACTCACCAAGCGCCGCACCGGCCCTGGCCATCGCATCGATCGCCAAGGCGTTCCAGGCCACGAGCACTTTGTCGTCGAGGCCGGGCCGCACCCGCTCACCCCGCACCGCCAGCAGCTTCGCCCGACTCTCGGCCAGCTCGTCGACCAGCGATTGCTCGTCGCGGCCGAGCAGCGCGGCCTGCTGGGCGATCGTCTTCGGCAGGTTCAGAATGTTCTGGCCTTCGAAGTTACCCGTCTCGGTCACGTCGTACACTTTGCAGAACAAGTCGGCCGCCTCGCCCCCCAGGATGTCGCGAATCTGCTTGACCGTCCAGACGTAGAACTTCCCCTCCACCCCTTCGCTGTCGGCATCCTCGGCGCTATAGAATCCGCCATCCGGGTCGTTCATATCACGCAGCAAGTAGTCAAGTGTTTCGACCACGGTCTGGCGGTAGTTCGGTTTGCCGGTCGCCAAGTAGGCTTCGAGATACACGACGCTCAGCAAGGCATTGTCGTACAGCATTTTCTCGAAGTGCGGAACCAGCCAACGTGCGTCGACGCTGTACCGCGCGAAGCCTCCCGCCAGGTGATCGTAGATGCCGCCGGCCGCCATGCGATCGAGCGACAGCAACACGAGATCGTTCCAGCGTTGGTTGTTGGTTCGCTGGCTCCACCGGAGCAGTAGTTGCAACTCGAACGGGTGGGGGAACTTCGGCGCTTCGCCAAAGCCACCATGGATGGGGTCGAACATCCGCTCCAGCGAGTGAGCAGCCGCGTTCAATAGATCGCCGCTGAGCGGTACGCTTGCTCCTTCTACGCCCTTGCGGGTGATCTGCTCGATCTCGGCAGTCAGTTGCTCGGCACCCGCTAGCGCCTGATCGCGGCGATTGGTCCATGCGTCGTCCACGGCCATCAGCACCTGATTGAATCCCGGCATGCCCCGCGAAGCGGTCGGTGGCCAGTAGGTGCCGCCGTAAAACGGTTTGAGGTCGGGCGTGAGGAACACGCTCATCGGCCAGCCGCCATGCCCGGTCATAAACTGCACCGCGCTCATGTAGATTTGGTCGAGGTCAGGGCGTTCCTCGCGATCGACCTTCACGCACACGAACTTTTCGTTCATCCACTGGGCAATCTGCGGATTCTCGAAACTCTCGTGCTCCATCACATGGCACCAATGGCACGACGAGTACCCAATCGACAAAAAGATCGGCTTCTGCTCCGCCCGCGACCGCTCCAACGCCTCGGGCCCCCAGGGATACCAGTCCACGGGGTTATTCTTGTGCTGCAGCAAGTAAGGGGAAGTTTCGTCGGCAAGTTTATTGGGCATCGATTGGTTCCTTCCCCGCCGCCCCCTGCGTGTTCCGCCTGCGGAGGGGGGCTGGGTATGGTAGGTAGTCTGGTATTCCGCATCCCTCGGCTGGGAAGCACGGAGAAAATAGATTCCCACATGGGAAACTATCGATTTGTGTAAGTCTCGTAATAGTAGTGATTTACAGCATGGGCAAAGTTCCCATTCCCAAAATACGATTCGATGGGAATCTATTCTGGCTGCAGGCACTCGCGGTAAGTCATTGTAGGGAAACAACTTGTGAGTAGTAGCCGGCATGGCGACGCGAAAATAGATTCCCACCGGTGGGAAAATTGAAATCGGGAACGTGGAACTACCAAAAAGAGGATAGGAAAAACTACTAGAAAACCGACTCTGAACTCAAATTGCATAAAGTGTCCATTTATCCACTTCGCATTAAAGCAAATAGCGGGCCGATTTCAAGCAAAAACTGGAGCAGATGACTTCCTGACTCCCCCCTGGAGTGGCTAGCTGCGCGGCGTGTTGCCGAATGCAAATCACCCTTCTGCACCTCACCAAGGACCTTTACCAAAGACATCTGTCGTGGCAACGACTCCCAAGCCCCCCGCCCAAGTGCTGACCATCCTCCCTGGATTTAACGATCTGGCGAAATAGTCTTGGCCCTGTCGAGCGTTTATACTTCGGTCTTGAATCGCGGAGACCGGATCGCCGACTTAGCTCAACACAAGGGTCGCCATGCAACGTTTCACATTGGGTCTTCTCACGCTCACGCTCACGCTGTGGTTCTACTCCATCGCTGGCCAAGCTGCTGAGGGGATCGAGTTTTCCAGCGAATCGATTGGTACCGTTTGGGTTCAGCCGACCTCCGTTAGTGACTTTGGCTATCGGACGTTTGGGAGAGACTTGTCGCACTGGCGCGAGCTTGGTCCTGCAGTCGGGCGGGTCGAGATACCCGAGGACCACGACGTGCGACTGGTGCTCAACACCGCGGCCGCTGGCCAGTTGGGGTGGACCGCGGAAGTCCCCGAAGGCCTTGTCGATATGGTCGAAGCTTATGGCTTTGACCTTGGCGACTCCGGCTTTTCGGATCTCACTCACTTGGCTGGTTTACGTTGTTTGTCGCTCAGTAATGTCGGGCTGACTTCGAAGATTGCCGACGATATGCCGAGGTTGCAGCAGTTGCAGTTTCTCTGGATTGGTTCCAACGCCGAAGTAGGCGACGCAGCCATGGCAGCGATTGCTGCGCTACCGGAACTCGAAGCGATTGGCACTTACCGAACCGCTGTTTCCGACGAAGGTTACCGAATACTCGCTCAAAACCAACAAT containing:
- a CDS encoding thioredoxin domain-containing protein — protein: MPNKLADETSPYLLQHKNNPVDWYPWGPEALERSRAEQKPIFLSIGYSSCHWCHVMEHESFENPQIAQWMNEKFVCVKVDREERPDLDQIYMSAVQFMTGHGGWPMSVFLTPDLKPFYGGTYWPPTASRGMPGFNQVLMAVDDAWTNRRDQALAGAEQLTAEIEQITRKGVEGASVPLSGDLLNAAAHSLERMFDPIHGGFGEAPKFPHPFELQLLLRWSQRTNNQRWNDLVLLSLDRMAAGGIYDHLAGGFARYSVDARWLVPHFEKMLYDNALLSVVYLEAYLATGKPNYRQTVVETLDYLLRDMNDPDGGFYSAEDADSEGVEGKFYVWTVKQIRDILGGEAADLFCKVYDVTETGNFEGQNILNLPKTIAQQAALLGRDEQSLVDELAESRAKLLAVRGERVRPGLDDKVLVAWNALAIDAMARAGAALGESRYIDAASKAAKFILSEMRDTDGRLLHTWRGGTAKLAAYLDDYTTLADALVSVYEATFDESQLTAATELMDTVLARFAGGDDAGFYFTADDHEKLLTRNKDLTDNATPGGNSMAVSALLRLGKLIGRGDYLDTAHTILAAAAPLMQQIPMATGRMFVALDFRLGPTYELVFAGAGAKQLAQSAQGKFIASRVIAARESADEQGAIDELYQGRTPSDEPVLYVCQNNRCESPVVGRDAILARIEELS